In Chaetodon trifascialis isolate fChaTrf1 chromosome 6, fChaTrf1.hap1, whole genome shotgun sequence, one DNA window encodes the following:
- the ercc6l gene encoding DNA excision repair protein ERCC-6-like, whose amino-acid sequence MDFSRHNGDVAEVSQRLEKSLSMDTDDKMEEYHRLIKDGKDVARQGDMSSALKFFKLAYNIHQSQKLESRIKKIEELISQNDSEDDDEEFVDVNGSGLMLFKDLHDKLYDYQRNGVAFLYSLYRDGLKGGILADDMGLGKTIQVISFLSGMYDNELVKHTLLVMPTSLITNWTKEFAKWTPGMRVKEFHGASKGERTRNLEKVQRRGGVVITTYTMLMNNWQQLSSFHGREFTWDYMILDEAHKIKTATTKTAKSASAIPSKNRVLLTGTPIQNNLTEMWALFDFACQGTLLGTAKTFKAEYDNPITRAREKDATPGEMALGSRMSENLMAIIQPHFLRRTKSEVQKNKANKEGYSDNKASQVPNPPVDCGAVMPTLTRKNDLIVWTYLSSVQEDIYRQFISLDHIKELLMTSRSPLAELGILKKLCDHPRLLSAAAIAKLGLEKNTTESEQTEDTETDTSHSIANVPDDALISESGKLVFLFALLERLRQEGHRTLVFAHYRKVLDIIERILGNRGFRVMRLDGTITQIAERERRITLFQTDHRYSVFLLTTQVGGVGITLTAANRVVIYDPSWNPATDAQAVDRAYRIGQTENVVIYRLITCGTVEEKIYRRQIFKDSLVRQSTGDKKNPFRYFSKQELKELFLLEDTRSSSTQMQLQALHCKHRRTDPDLDEHIAHLHAMEIFGISDHDLMFSLNVNHDTAPEDQEAYHYIEERVQKAQELMKAESELQLQLAESMASSTEPAWLRQPVENNSERSRERKMGNPRPSPSYPQQDSSCNGSPIVVELDQSGSGQEDCQQNLSGQVIDLTVDQSTTEEQHVVEVSLDSPKLQSVKQESTSVEAADASPQEVNEESLMATDAAAGHTADASVQELMDESTASETAAALSDAGLAYGAADEHLLNGPSHSKYDSKVDLERLHGTPLQNKVLSVSRASNSSFKADTSSRVSAGLESFQGNFNLQLEDSDMFSDLNVLDDQETEAEERKLLSQLQLEGSFDVNKSLSERHQTEALRQSLSNIQSSETDESMNDSIVTTRKKRAAVISESDEDDCDDCDRQEFSRRQLDDSFQLLGASTPKSMPTGSTPLRSRKSIGGNTSVASQRALLQSFIEDMKSPEQDTEDEDEGDDDDDDDDDFSERHSDQAEEENIISSTHDEFQLEETIGETLNTEGEEEEEEEEEEDFESADGVDESGEEMSNDLDDSPNEPELASSERRDQHSVDARAKTNGTKDVVMSEDEDEGYDFLVGRGRASYNDGKLDDALSFFLRAIDIQPGDPEIQLMTIQLYRQLSQRS is encoded by the exons ATGGATTTTTCCCGACATAACGGCGACGTTGCGGAGGTTTCTCAGAGACTAGAAAA GTCTTTGTCCATGGATACAGATGACAAGATGGAAGAATACCACAG acTCATTAAAGACGGTAAAGATGTTGCCCGACAAGGGGACATGAGCAGTGCGCTGAAGTTCTTCAAGCTGGCGTACAACATTCACCAGAGTCAGAAACTTGAAAGCAGGATTAAGAAAATTGAAGAACTTATTTCTCAGAATGACTCTGAGGATGACGATGAAGAGTTTGTAGACGTGAACGGCAGCGGTTTGATGCTTTTCAAAGATCTGCATGACAAGTTGTATGACTACCAGAGGAATGGAGTGGCCTTCTTATACAGCCTCTACCGAGACGGCCTGAAAGGTGGGATCTTGGCAGATGACATGGGCCTCGGTAAAACCATCCAGGTGATCTCGTTCCTCTCTGGGATGTATGATAACGAGCTGGTCAAACACACGCTGCTGGTCATGCCAACTTCACTCATCACAAACTGGACCAAGGAGTTTGCCAAATGGACTCCTGGCATGAGGGTCAAGGAGTTTCATGGTGCCAGCAAAGGGGAGAGGACCAGGAATTTGGAGAAAGTTCAGAGGAGAGGCGGCGTTGTCATCACTACATACACCATGCTGATGAATAACTGGCAGCAGCTGTCGTCTTTCCACGGCAGAGAGTTCACGTGGGACTATATGATCCTGGATGAGGCACACAAGATTAAAACAGCGACCACCAAAACGGCAAAGAGTGCCAGCGCCATACCCTCAAAAAACCGAGTTCTTCTCACGGGTACTCCAATCCAGAACAACCTGACGGAGATGTGGGCTCTCTTCGACTTCGCTTGCCAAGGTACTCTCCTCGGCACAGCCAAAACGTTCAAAGCCGAGTATGACAACCCCATCACCCGCGCCAGAGAGAAGGATGCAACTCCAGGGGAAATGGCTCTGGGCTCCCGGATGTCTGAGAACCTCATGGCCATAATACAGCCCCACTTCCTGCGCAGGACCAAATCAGaggtgcagaaaaacaaagcaaacaaagaggGATATTCAGACAACAAGGCCAGCCAAGTCCCAAACCCTCCCGTGGACTGTGGAGCTGTCATGCCCACGCTGACAAGAAAGAACGACCTGATTGTTTGGACTTACCTGAGCTCTGTGCAGGAAGACATCTACAGACAGTTCATCTCACTGGACCACATCAAGGAGCTGCTCATGACCAGCAGGTCGCCTCTAGCTGAATTAGGCATTCTGAAAAAGCTGTGCGACCACCCgaggctgctctctgctgcGGCCATAGCCAAGCTAGGCTTGGAGAAAAACACCACTGAGAGCGAGCAGAccgaggacacagagacagacacgtCTCACAGCATTGCCAACGTCCCTGACGACGCCTTAATATCCGAGTCTGGGAAACTGGTCTTTCTCTTTGCACTTCTTGAAAGGCTCAGACAGGAAGGCCACCGCACGCTCGTCTTCGCTCATTACAGGAAGGTGCTCGACATCATTGAACGCATTCTGGGCAACAGAGGCTTTAGAGTAATGAGGCTCGATGGCACAATAACGCAGatcgcagagagagagaggcgcaTCACTCTGTTCCAGACGGACCACCGCTactctgtcttcctgctgaCCACCCAGGTCGGAGGAGTCGGCATCACTTTGACGGCGGCGAACCGAGTCGTGATCTACGATCCCAGCTGGAACCCGGCCACAGACGCCCAGGCTGTCGACCGGGCGTACCGCATCGGCCAGACTGAGAATGTGGTCATCTACAGGCTGATCACCTGTGGAACTGTGGAGGAGAAAATCTACAGGCGGCAGATTTTCAAGGACTCCCTCGTCAGGCAGAGCACCGGAGATAAAAAGAACCCTTTCCGCTACTTCAGCAagcaggagctgaaggagctcttCCTCCTGGAGGACACGCGCTCCTCGTCCACGCAGATGCAGCTTCAGGCGCTGCACTGCAAGCACAGACGGACGGACCCGGACCTGGACGAGCACATCGCCCACCTGCATGCCATGGAAATATTTGGGATCTCTGACCACGACCTCATGTTTTCCCTCAATGTCAACCATGACACGGCCCCAGAGGACCAAGAGGCGTACCACTACATCGAAGAGAGGGTCCAGAAGGcccaggagctgatgaaggctgAGTCAGagctacagctgcagctggcagaGAGCATGGCATCGAGCACTGAACCAGCTTGGCTCAGACAGCCAGTCGAGAACAACAGCGAGCGCTCTCGTGAGAGAAAAATGGGAAATCCAAGACCAAGTCCTTCCTATCcacagcaggacagcagctgtAACGGCTCACCGATAGTGGTGGAGCTGGACCAGTCTGGTTCTGGCCAGGAAGACTGTCAGCAGAATCTGAGCGGCCAAGTTATTGACTTAACTGTCGATCAGAGTACGACAGAAGAGCAGCATGTTGTAGAAGTAAGCCTGGATTCCCCAAAACTCCAGTCCGTCAAGCAGGAGAGCACTTCTGTGGAAGCAGCAGATGCGTCTCCTCAGGAGGTGAACGAGGAGTCTCTGATGGCCACTGATGCTGCAGCCGGACATACGGCCGACGCGTCAGTTCAAGAACTGATGGATGAGTCTACAGCGTCTGagactgcagctgctctgagtgACGCCGGCCTGGCGTACGGCGCAGCAGACGAACATCTGCTAAACGGACCTTCACACTCAAAATATGACTCCAAGGTGGACTTGGAGCGTCTCCATGGCACACCCCTGCAGAACAAAGTGCTTTCTGTCTCACGAGCGTCCAATTCAAGCTTCAAAGCGGACACATCGTCCAGAGTCAGCGCAGGCCTCGAATCCTTCCAAGGCAACTTCAACTTACAGCTGGAGGACAGCGACATGTTCTCAGACCTCAATGTTTTGGATGATCAGGAGACGGAAgcggaggagaggaagctgctctcacagctgcagctggagggaaGCTTTGACGTGAACAAATCCCTTTCagagagacatcagacagaaGCGCTCAGGCAGAGTCTCAGCAACATCCAGTCCTCTGAGACGGACGAGTCCATGAACGACTCCATTGTTACCACCAGGAAGAAACGAGCAGCAGTGATTTCTGAAAGTGACGAAGACGATTGTGATGATTGTGACAGGCAGGAGTTCAGCAGGAGACAACTGGACGACTCCTTCCAGCTTCTCGGAGCCTCCACACCGAAATCCATGCCCACTGGCTCCACCCCTCTCCGGTCAAGGAAGAGCATCGGAGGAAACACCTCTGTGGCCTCACAGCGGGCCCTCCTCCAGTCCTTCATTGAAGACATGAAGAGCCCCGAGCAGGACacggaggatgaggatgaaggcgatgatgatgatgatgatgatgatgacttttCAGAGAGACATTCTGATCAGGCTGAAGAGGAGAACATCATCAGTTCAACTCATGATGAGTTTCAGCTGGAGGAGACTATTGGAGAGACATTAAACAcagagggcgaggaggaggaggaggaggaggaagaagaagactttgAGTCAGCAGATGGTGTTGATGAGtcaggagaggaaatgagcaaCGATCTGGACGATTCACCGAACGAGCCTGAGTTAGCCTCCTCAGAGAGGAGGGATCAGCACAGCGTCGACGCAAGAGCAAAGACAAACGGCACAAAAGACGTCGTCATGtccgaggacgaggacgagggcTACGACTTCCTGGTCGGGCGAGGGAGGGCGAGCTACAACGACGGGAAGCTGGACGACGCCCTGAGCTTCTTCCTGAGAGCTATTGACATTCAACCCGGAGACCCTGAAATCCAGCTGATGACCATCCAGCTGTACCGGCAGCTGAGTCAGAGAAGCTAA
- the sdhaf1 gene encoding succinate dehydrogenase assembly factor 1, mitochondrial gives MMARHSKLQKQVLALYRQFLRAGQDKPGFIPRIRDEFRENARIKKTDVMHIEYLYRRGQRQLEQLKDVNTKQLGSFSKPAEKS, from the coding sequence ATGATGGCGCGCCACAGTAAGCTGCAGAAACAGGTCCTGGCTCTGTACCGGCAGTTCCTGCGTGCCGGCCAGGACAAACCGGGCTTCATCCCCCGAATCCGCGACGAGTTCAGAGAGAACGCTCGCATCAAGAAGACGGACGTGATGCACATCGAGTATCTGTACCGACGAGGACAgagacagctggagcagctgaaggACGTCAACACCAAACAGCTCGGCTCCTTCTCCAAACCTGCAGAGAagagctga
- the nudt18 gene encoding 8-oxo-dGDP phosphatase NUDT18, with the protein MEVTEEEQQRRVEEQVETLLSGQGSEVTGCDVGLEQSKPVTLRKNVTYIVCAVIFNDKEEVLMVQEAKQDCYKQWYLPAGRVEVGESLEEALKREVKEEAGFDCEPITLLLIQEQGPQWIRFIFLAKVTGGTLKSLSAADQESLQASWWDRQSALPLRGRDILRLIDYGLKYRQNPWHPVTLPVDLSCRHVLQRLVLVFTSAERQVWVLLVKAPLLHLPTAAAVKTHAVTWAANMVVQDAMPSVYYDQDVNTLGIFSLQHNGRQHGKTDGVCFNSLVALVPDHVQRNEDGEKVEWTGTGRPPPVENPRYVWHEVQKRTLREKLLEKTQNTSIVPMHSLY; encoded by the exons ATGGAGGTGacggaggaggagcagcagcggcgtgtggaggagcaggtggagaccCTGCTGAGcggtcaggggtcagaggtcaccggGTGTGATGTGGGCCTGGAGCAGAGTAAACCAGTGACGCTGAGGAAGAATGTCACCTACATCGTCTGCGCCGTCATCTTCAACGAtaag GAGGAGGTGCTGATGGTGCAGGAGGCAAAGCAGGACTGTTATAAGCAATGGTACCTGCCTGcagggagggtggaggtgggggagagcCTGGAGGAggcgctgaagagggag gtgaaggaggaggcggGGTTTGACTGTGAGCCAATCACCTTGCTGCTGATCCAGGAGCAGGGACCGCAGTGGATCCGCTTCATCTTCCTGGCCAAAgtcacag gtggGACTTTAAAGAGTCTGTCAGCGGCAGATCAGGAGTCTCTTCAGGCGTCCTGGTGGGACAGACAGTCTGCCCTCCCTCTGAGAGGACGAGACATCCTCCGTCTCATCGACTACGGTCTCAA GTACCGTCAGAATCCCTGGCATCCGGTCACGTTGCCTGTGGACCTGAGCTGCCGTCACGTGCTGCAGAGGCTCGTCCTGGTCTTCACCAGCGCTGAGCGGCAGGTCTGGGTCCTGCTCGTCAAAG cccctctgctccacctccCCACGGCTGCGGCGGTGAAGACTCATGCGGTGACGTGGGCGGCCAACATGGTGGTGCAGGACGCCATGCCGTCAGTGTATTACGACCAGGACGTCAACACGCTGGGCATCTTCAGCCTGCAGCACAACGGCCGACAGCACGGGAAGACGGACGGCGTGTGCTTCAACTCGCTGGTGGCGCTGGTGCCCGACCACGTCCAGCGCAACGAGGACGGGGAGAAGGTGGAGTGGACGGGGACGGGACGGCCTCCACCTGTAGAAAACCCTCGATACGTCTGGCACGAAGTCCAGAAACGaacactgagagagaaactgcTGGAAAAGACTCAGAACACGTCCATCGTCCCCATGCACAGCCTGTACTGA
- the LOC139331963 gene encoding protein FAM240B, translating to MNLALIHDRLHIKTFWEKRISSQCQQVESEEQRMEKSALKKLRGEWLVRLENRTKHLKSLNDNYIRRVKTETSAEQS from the exons ATGAATCTGGCTCTGATCCACGACAGACTGCACATCAAGACGTTCTGGGAGAAGAGGATCAGCAGTCAGTGTCAGCAGGtggagagcgaggagcagaggatggagaagagCGCGCTGAAGAA GCTCAGGGGCGAGTGGCTGGTCCGCCTGGAGAACCGAACCAAACACCTGAAGAGCCTCAACGACAACTACATCAGGAGGGTGAAGACGGAGACGtcagctgagcagagctga